The Cucumis melo cultivar AY chromosome 6, USDA_Cmelo_AY_1.0, whole genome shotgun sequence genome includes a region encoding these proteins:
- the LOC127149930 gene encoding cytochrome b-like, translating to MPSGSGKQRFSLLKQPISSTLNQHLIDYPTPSNLSYWWGFGPLAGLCLVIQIVTGLFLAMHYTPHVDLAFNSVEHIMRDVSGGWLLRYMHANGASMFLIVVHLHIFRGLYHASYSSPREFVRCLGVLIFLFMIVTAFTGYVLPWGQMSFWGATVITSLASAIPVVGDTIVTWLWGGFSVDNATLNRFFSLHHLLPFLLAGASLLHLAALHQYGSNNPLGVHSEMDKIAFYPYFYVKDLVGWVAFAIFFSVWIFYAPNVLGHPDNYIPANPMPTPPHIVPEWYFLPIHAILRSIPDKAGGVAAIAPVFICLLALPFSKSMYVRSSSFRPIHQGLFWLLLADCLLLGWIGCQPVEAPFVTMGQISPFLFFFFFAITPIPGRVGRGIPNSYTG from the exons ATGCCTTCGGGCTCTGG AAAGCAACGATTCTCTCTTCTTAAACAACCTATATCCTCCACACTGAATCAGCATTTGATAGATTATCCAACCCCGAGCAATCTTAGTTATTGGTGGGGGTTCGGTCCGTTAGCAGGTCTTTGTTTAGTCATTCAGATAGTGACTGGCCTTTTTTTAGCTATGCATTACACACCTCATGTGGATCTAGCTTTCAACAGCGTAGAACACATTATGAGAGATGTTTCAGGGGGCTGGTTGCTCCGTTATATGCATGCTAATGGGGCAAGTATGTTTCTCATTGTGGTTCACCTTCATATTTTTCGTGGTCTATATCATGCGAGTTATAGCAGTCCTAGGGAATTTGTTCGGTGTCTCGGAGTTCTCATCTTCCTATTCATGATTGTGACAGCTTTTACAGGATACGTACTACCTTGGGGTCAGATGAGCTTTTGGGGAGCAACTGTAATTACAAGCTTAGCTAGCGCCATACCCGTAGTAGGAGATACCATAGTGACTTGGCTTTGGGGTGGTTTCTCCGTGGACAATGCCACCTTAAATCGTTTTTTTAGTCTGCATCATTTACTCCCTTTTCTTTTAGCAGGCGCCAGTCTTCTTCATCTGGCCGCATTGCATCAATATGGATCAAATAATCCATTGGGTGTACATTCAGAGATGGATAAAATCGCTTTTTACCCTTATTTTTATGTCAAGGATCTAGTGGGTTGGGTAGCTTTTGCTATCTTTTTTTCAGTGTGGATTTTTTATGCTCCTAATGTTTTGGGGCATCCCGACAATTATATACCTGCTAATCCGATGCCCACCCCGCCTCATATTgtgccggaatggtatttccTACCGATCCATGCCATTCTTCGTAGTATACCTGACAAAGCGGGAGGTGTAGCCGCAATAGCACCAGTTTTTATATGTCTCTTGGCTTTACCTTTTTCTAAAAGTATGTATGTGCGTAGTTCAAGTTTTCGCCCTATTCACCAAGGACTATTTTGGTTGCTTTTGGCGGATTGCTTACTACTAGGTTGGATCGGATGTCAACCTGTGGAGGCACCATTTGTGACTATGGGACaaatttctccttttcttttcttcttcttctttgccaTAACGCCCATTCCGGGACGAGTTGGAAGAGGAATTCCTAATTCTTACACGGGATGA